From Eubalaena glacialis isolate mEubGla1 chromosome 17, mEubGla1.1.hap2.+ XY, whole genome shotgun sequence, a single genomic window includes:
- the LOC133077134 gene encoding non-histone chromosomal protein HMG-14 has protein sequence MPKRKVSSAEGAAKEEPKRRSARLSAKPAPAKVETKPKKAAGKDKSSDKKVQTKGKRGAKGKQAEVANQETKEDLPAENGETKNEESPASDEAGEKEAKSD, from the coding sequence ATGCCCAAGAGGAAGGTCAGCTCCGCCGAGGGGGCGGCGAAGGAGGAGCCCAAGAGGAGATCGGCGAGGTTGTCAGCTAAACCAGCTCCTGCAAAAGTGGAAACGAAGCCAAAAAAGGCGGCAGGAAAGGATAAATCTTCCGACAAAAAAgtgcaaacaaaagggaaaaggggagcaaAGGGAAAACAGGCTGAAGTGGCTAACCAAGAGACTAAAGAAGACTTACCTGcagaaaatggagaaactaaaaatgaGGAGAGCCCAGCTTCTGATGAAGCAGGGGAGAAAGAAGCCAAGTCTGATTAA